In Brassica napus cultivar Da-Ae unplaced genomic scaffold, Da-Ae ScsIHWf_1227;HRSCAF=1753, whole genome shotgun sequence, the following are encoded in one genomic region:
- the LOC106427779 gene encoding uncharacterized protein LOC106427779: protein MWYLPITDRLKRLYQSKHTADAMRWHGEHNSNGEIAHPSDAKAWQHFQSVYPSFASERRNVYLGLSTDGFNPFGSHGRQYSLWPVIVTPYNLPPSLCMKREFLFLTILVPGPAHPKRSLDVYLQPLIHELKMLWAEGVEVYDISARQNFIMRAVLMWTISDFPAYGIRYLPHDHPYRKSTTLFTKNKKVFDGPPPEIDGKSILTELRDFGVESTAKCGGNGHDPVYGYGEHHNWHKKSIFWKLPYWENHLLRHNLDVMHIEKNIFDNIMNTILNVKGKTKDNLKSILDLPDICARESLHVDGRGRLPMPIYRLDAAAKQEFFDWIIDSVKFPDGYASNLRNCVNREEGKFSGLKSHDCHVMMQRLLFAGLLPKHVHEAIAGIAAFFRDLCSRSLTADGIRNLKEMIPIIQCNVQKIFPPSFFDVMEHLPIHLAREAELGGPVQYRWMIYMEQIRGAYPNYTEDQLSALKENEFVNWLKFYVRFLLSRGDPIQPWLEELALGPKFVAVSYPMYCTRGYAFKIFSENTTQPTINHGISARSGEVIYYGILREILEIHYPGILNLRCVAFFADWYNPIVGYGVRIDEFGVTSVHSRRSLANYDPFILASQADQKLEGVSDTAAMQQSSSSAIGDLHVDGSEIDLVVDFTGVGDNEVFSDSESEKGEFNEDSVSSEYSSNSD from the exons ATGTGGTACTTGCCAATAACAGACCGACTAAAGAGGTTATACCAATCCAAACATACCGCCGATGCTATGAGATGGCATGGTGAACACAACAGCAACGGAGAAATTGCTCATCCATCAGACGCGAAAGCCTGGCAACATTTTCAGTCAGTGTATCCTAGTTTTGCAtctgagagaagaaatgtttaccTTGGATTAAGTACGGATGGATTCAACCCGTTCGGAAGCCATGGGAGACAATATTCTCTTTGGCCAGTTATTGTAACACCATACAATTTACCTCCATCATTGTGCATGAAACGAgagtttctctttctcacaattCTAGTTCCTGGTCCTGCACATCCTAAAAGATCCCTTGATGTCTATTTGCAACCATTGATTCATGAGTTGAAAATGCTATGGGCCGAAGGAGTTGAAGTGTATGATATATCTGCTAGGCAGAATTTTATAATGCGTGCAGTGCTtatgtggaccataagtgactttcccgCATACGgaat ACGATATCTACCCCACGACCATCCGTATCGAAAAAGCACTACTTTGTTTACTAAGAACaaaaaggtgtttgatggtccgcCACCAGAAATAGATGGAAAATCTATCCTGACTGAACTCAGAGATTTTGGTGTGGAATCGACAGCTAAATGTGGGGGAAATGGGCATGACCCAGTTTATGGATATGGCGaacatcacaactggcacaagaaaagtattttttggaagTTGCCGTATTGGGAGAACCATCTACttaggcataatttagatgtgatgcatatagagaagaatataTTTGACAACATCATGAATACCATTCTCAATGTCAAGGGAAAGACGAAAGACAACCTGAAGTCCATATTAGACTTGCCAGATATATGTGCCCGGGAATCTCTCCACGTGGATGGGAGAGGAAGACTTCCAATGCCTATTTATCGGTTAGATGCAGCTGCAAAGCAAGAGTTCTTCGACTGGATTATAGATAGCGTCAAATTCCCAGATGGATATGCGTCAAATCTAAGGAACTGTGTTAATCGCGAAGAAGGAAAGTTTTCTGGTTTgaaaagtcatgattgtcatgtcatGATGCAGCGTCTTCTCTTCGCTGGTCTTCTTCCAAAACATGTACATGAAGCAATAGCAG GAATAGCAGCTTTCTTTCGAGATTTGTGCTCGAGATCATTAACAGCAGATGGAATTAGAAACTTGAAAGAAATGATTCCGATAATCCAATGCAATGTCCAGAAGATTTTTCCACCTTccttttttgatgttatggagcatcttccAATCCATCTCGCTCGAGAAGCAGAACTTGGGGGCCCGGTTCAATATCGATGGAT GATTTACATGGAGCAAATAAGGGGTGCATATCCTAATTACACTGAAGATCAGCTTTCTGCACTAAAAGAAAACGAGTTTGTAAATTGGCTAAAATTCTAT GTAAGGTTTCTCTTGTCTAGAGGAGATCCTATTCAGCCATGGTTAGAGGAGTTGGCCCTTGGTCCCAAATTTGTTGCTGTGTCGTACCCGATGTATTGCACGCGTGGATATGCTTTTAAGATTTTCAGCGAAAACACTACGCAGCCAACTATAAATCATGGTATATCTGCTAGATCTGGCGAAGTAATCTACTATGGTATTTTGCGTGAGATATTGGAGATTCACTATCCGGGGATCCTTAATTTGAGGTGTGTTGCCTTCTTTGCTGATTGGTACAACCCGATCGTTGGATATGGTGTACGAATTGACGAGTTTGGAGTAACATCAGTTCATTCCAGAAGAAGTCTTGCAAACTATGATCCGTTCATTCTGGCTTCACAAGCTGATCAA AAATTGGAAGGAGTTTCGGATACGGCTGCGATGCAACAATCCTCGAGCAGTGCCATAGGTGATCTTCATGTTGATGGAAGCGAAATCGATCTTGTTGTTGATTTTACTGGTGTAGGTGACAACGAAGTATTCTCAGATTCGGAGTCGGAGAAAGGAGAATTCAACGAAGACTCGGTTTCTTCAGAATATTCATCAAATTCGGAttaa